In Candidatus Ryanbacteria bacterium CG10_big_fil_rev_8_21_14_0_10_43_42, the following are encoded in one genomic region:
- the rplI gene encoding 50S ribosomal protein L9 — MKVILEKDVPKVGRAGDIRNVADGYFRNFLMPRRLAKIATPALEKQAEVIQKRRIGEDEKRKEEYKILVEKLNTEEIHIAEKANEEGHLFGSVSEDDIVRVLHERGYNLIEKHHILLSEHIKTSGMHEVPLEFAGNITGVIRLVVDKLE; from the coding sequence ATGAAGGTTATTCTCGAAAAAGACGTACCAAAAGTTGGCCGTGCCGGAGATATACGCAATGTGGCGGATGGGTATTTTCGTAACTTTTTGATGCCGCGCAGGCTTGCAAAAATAGCAACGCCGGCACTTGAAAAACAGGCGGAAGTGATACAAAAGCGGCGCATCGGCGAGGATGAAAAACGAAAAGAAGAATATAAGATACTCGTAGAGAAGCTCAATACCGAAGAAATTCATATAGCAGAAAAAGCGAATGAGGAAGGTCATTTATTTGGATCCGTGAGTGAGGATGATATTGTACGCGTTTTGCATGAAAGAGGATATAATCTTATAGAAAAGCATCATATTCTTTTAAGTGAGCATATTAAAACATCCGGCATGCATGAAGTGCCGTTGGAGTTTGCAGGGAATATTACCGGTGTTATCCGGCTAGTAGTCGATAAACTTGAATAA
- a CDS encoding DNA recombination protein RmuC, with protein MNTIFIIFLGVLVIGVIVVIWLLLRAKKQPEDSGALTILQNQMNEITRTLDKRLGESAVHMQSQFHESMRASKDLTEKLVRLEETNKQVVGFADQLKNLQDILRNPKQRGVLGEYYLETVLKNVLPPGSYQMQYPFADGSIVDAVVFAGEKIIPIDSKFSLENYERLRVAQDASEHDRLEKVFKQDLKMRIDETSKYIKPMENTMDFAMMFIPSEGIYYDLLVSKVGAVQVSAMDLVEYAFKKNVIVVSPTSFLAYLQTVLHGLRALKIEESAKEIRKNVEVLQKHLLTYDSYMQKLGTQMGTVVNTYNTGYKEFKKIDKDMLRITGEGNAIDPLLIEKPHGGDEEN; from the coding sequence ATGAATACTATATTTATCATTTTTTTAGGGGTTTTAGTCATCGGTGTTATTGTTGTAATCTGGCTTTTACTGCGCGCAAAAAAACAGCCGGAGGATAGTGGAGCACTCACAATACTTCAAAATCAGATGAATGAAATTACACGCACGCTTGATAAGCGCTTGGGAGAATCAGCGGTGCATATGCAATCACAATTTCATGAGAGTATGCGTGCGTCAAAGGATCTTACCGAAAAATTGGTGCGCCTCGAAGAGACGAACAAGCAAGTGGTGGGATTTGCCGATCAGCTGAAGAATTTACAGGATATTCTTCGTAACCCCAAACAACGGGGTGTATTGGGCGAATATTATTTGGAGACGGTTCTTAAAAATGTACTCCCACCGGGCAGTTATCAGATGCAGTATCCGTTTGCTGATGGGAGTATTGTAGATGCGGTTGTATTTGCGGGTGAGAAAATTATTCCCATTGATTCCAAATTTTCTTTGGAAAACTATGAACGTCTGCGTGTGGCACAGGATGCTTCGGAGCATGATCGTCTGGAAAAAGTATTCAAGCAGGATTTAAAAATGCGTATCGACGAAACTTCAAAGTATATAAAGCCGATGGAAAATACTATGGATTTCGCCATGATGTTCATTCCGTCGGAGGGAATTTATTACGATTTACTGGTAAGTAAGGTGGGAGCAGTACAAGTATCTGCCATGGATTTGGTGGAATATGCCTTTAAGAAAAATGTTATTGTTGTTTCGCCGACATCATTTTTGGCATATTTACAGACAGTTCTTCACGGGCTTCGGGCGCTAAAAATAGAAGAATCGGCAAAAGAGATAAGAAAGAACGTGGAAGTTCTTCAGAAACATCTCTTAACGTATGATTCTTATATGCAAAAACTGGGGACACAGATGGGTACGGTGGTAAATACGTATAATACGGGATACAAAGAATTCAAAAAAATAGATAAAGATATGCTTCGCATAACGGGGGAGGGTAATGCTATAGATCCTTTACTGATAGAAAAACCGCACGGTGGGGACGAAGAAAATTAG
- a CDS encoding alpha-L-glutamate ligase-like protein has protein sequence MPVSKIVLGMNARNFLYLSKYNKAHAKRRADDKLATKNYLIASGIPTGTSLAVFRSPHNIRTFDWSSLSGDFVLKPARGYGGEGILVVYDWKEVSGHDIHGNEITIHDLESKIFDILDGAHSIDSLPDHAFLEERIIIQNSLRKISAGGVPDIRVIVCNRVPIMAMLRLPTVESAGRANLHMGALGIGIDLRTGITTKGIHHNSETLYIPGTNRIKVRGIKIPRWDEIISIAARTQEASGLGYAGIDIVVDETKGPLVLEVNARPGLTVQLANGESLRTRLERVADLKVNSVEKGIDIAKKLFAEAVLEVVPVKDNILSVIEKIQIIGSNKKRKTVFAKIDTGAYRTSLDSALVRELDLHVRDERIFVKAGAGSQERHTAKVTLRIRGKEIKTIASFVDRAHMRFPIIIGRRDLKGFLVDPNKYSRR, from the coding sequence ATGCCAGTGAGTAAAATCGTATTGGGGATGAATGCGCGCAACTTTCTCTACTTAAGTAAGTATAACAAAGCGCATGCAAAGCGGCGGGCTGATGATAAATTAGCCACGAAAAATTATCTTATTGCGTCCGGTATTCCAACCGGAACGTCGCTGGCGGTTTTTCGCTCCCCTCATAATATTCGCACGTTTGACTGGAGTTCATTATCAGGGGATTTTGTTTTAAAGCCTGCGCGCGGGTACGGCGGCGAAGGTATTCTTGTTGTATACGATTGGAAAGAGGTGAGCGGACATGATATCCATGGCAACGAAATTACTATACATGATCTCGAGTCAAAAATATTTGATATTCTCGATGGTGCCCATTCCATAGATAGCTTACCGGACCATGCCTTCCTGGAAGAGCGGATTATTATTCAAAACAGTCTGCGTAAAATAAGCGCGGGAGGCGTGCCTGATATTCGCGTTATTGTGTGCAATCGTGTTCCCATTATGGCGATGCTTCGTCTGCCGACGGTAGAATCCGCCGGGCGTGCGAATTTGCATATGGGAGCACTGGGTATCGGCATTGATTTACGCACCGGCATTACCACAAAAGGCATACATCACAACAGTGAAACGCTCTATATTCCGGGAACAAACAGGATAAAAGTTCGCGGTATAAAAATTCCTCGATGGGATGAAATAATATCCATTGCCGCGCGTACCCAGGAGGCGTCTGGTCTTGGATATGCGGGTATTGATATTGTTGTTGATGAAACAAAAGGTCCACTTGTGCTTGAGGTGAATGCCCGGCCGGGACTTACGGTTCAGCTCGCCAATGGCGAGTCTCTTCGTACACGGCTCGAGCGCGTAGCAGATTTAAAGGTTAATTCCGTTGAGAAGGGCATTGATATTGCAAAAAAATTATTTGCGGAAGCGGTTTTGGAAGTTGTGCCGGTTAAGGATAATATCCTTTCCGTAATTGAAAAAATACAAATAATAGGAAGCAATAAAAAACGCAAAACGGTATTTGCAAAAATCGACACGGGCGCATATCGTACATCTCTTGATAGTGCGCTTGTGCGCGAGCTTGATCTTCATGTGCGTGATGAGCGCATTTTCGTAAAAGCGGGGGCCGGTTCTCAAGAACGGCACACGGCAAAGGTAACTCTTCGCATCCGCGGAAAAGAAATTAAAACAATTGCTTCTTTCGTTGATAGGGCGCATATGCGTTTTCCCATTATTATCGGCAGGCGCGATCTGAAAGGATTTCTGGTGGATCCCAATAAGTACTCCCGCAGATAA
- a CDS encoding cysteine--tRNA ligase translates to MPLTIYNTLIRKKEIFKPLQKGSVGLYTCGPTVYNYAHIGNLRTYIFEDILKRTLKANGYTVKHVMNITDVGHLTSDEDTGEDKVEQEARKQKKTASDIARMYENAFKQDNEDLNILPPQIWCRATEHITEQINLIQTLEKKGFTYKTSDGIYFDTSRFPDYGILAKKNIAGIQPGMRVNEREKKNPTDFALWKFSPKEEKRQMEWESPWGIGFPGWHIECSAMSMKYLGTSFDIHCGGIDHIQIHHTNEIAQSEAATGKELARYWLHGEFLELKDGKMAKSEGTGITLATLKEKGFDPLDFRLLVLGTHYRTKLRFSWEALQAARTERLRLVNFYRWLKDEWNTSPQKETVDYKKYRDEFLHSINNDLNVPSALSTVWNLIHDYWRSGAGNNYEDIIKILDEFDSILGLKIKDSQLEIPQNIKALQKERDIARETKNWEEADQLRLKINEAGWDVSDRTDGSFVYPTFGS, encoded by the coding sequence ATGCCTCTTACTATCTACAATACGCTTATACGAAAAAAAGAAATATTCAAACCCCTCCAAAAGGGGTCTGTTGGTCTTTATACGTGTGGCCCCACCGTATACAATTACGCGCATATCGGTAACCTGCGGACTTATATCTTTGAAGATATTCTCAAGCGTACACTAAAAGCGAATGGATACACCGTAAAGCATGTCATGAACATAACGGATGTGGGCCATCTTACATCGGACGAAGATACGGGTGAAGATAAAGTGGAACAGGAAGCACGCAAACAAAAAAAAACCGCTTCGGATATAGCGCGTATGTATGAAAATGCCTTTAAGCAAGATAATGAAGATTTAAATATTCTCCCACCGCAAATATGGTGTCGCGCCACGGAACATATTACCGAGCAAATTAATCTTATACAAACACTCGAAAAAAAGGGGTTTACCTACAAAACATCAGACGGTATTTATTTCGACACATCCCGTTTTCCGGACTACGGCATACTGGCAAAAAAGAACATTGCGGGTATACAACCCGGTATGCGCGTAAATGAACGTGAAAAAAAGAATCCGACCGATTTTGCGTTATGGAAATTCTCACCAAAAGAAGAAAAACGTCAAATGGAGTGGGAATCTCCCTGGGGCATCGGCTTTCCGGGCTGGCATATAGAATGTTCCGCCATGAGCATGAAATACCTTGGCACCTCCTTCGATATTCACTGTGGAGGTATTGATCATATTCAGATACACCACACAAACGAAATAGCCCAATCCGAAGCGGCAACGGGAAAAGAACTCGCCCGTTACTGGCTTCATGGAGAATTTTTGGAATTAAAAGACGGAAAAATGGCAAAATCGGAAGGTACCGGCATTACACTCGCTACCCTGAAAGAAAAAGGATTTGATCCTCTGGATTTCCGTTTATTGGTACTCGGTACACATTATCGTACAAAACTGCGTTTTTCCTGGGAAGCACTACAGGCCGCTCGAACAGAACGCTTGCGTCTCGTAAACTTCTATCGGTGGCTGAAGGACGAATGGAATACTTCTCCTCAAAAAGAAACAGTTGATTATAAAAAATATAGAGATGAATTTTTACACTCTATAAACAATGATTTAAATGTACCTAGCGCGCTTAGTACTGTTTGGAATCTTATTCATGACTACTGGCGATCTGGGGCGGGTAATAATTATGAAGATATTATAAAAATACTGGATGAATTTGACAGTATACTTGGACTAAAAATTAAGGATTCGCAATTGGAAATCCCCCAAAATATTAAAGCCCTACAAAAAGAACGCGATATTGCCCGCGAAACAAAAAATTGGGAAGAGGCGGATCAATTACGCTTAAAAATAAATGAGGCCGGATGGGATGTTAGCGACAGAACTGACGGATCTTTTGTTTACCCTACATTCGGATCATAA
- the rplU gene encoding 50S ribosomal protein L21, giving the protein MAIAVIKTGGKQYIVEPGVKLKIEKLPQEEGTVTFEEVLLVSDDASTTVGEPTVPGAVVTAKIMGSGRSRKITNLRFHSKTRHRRKKGHRQCYTEVEITNIA; this is encoded by the coding sequence ATGGCAATTGCGGTAATAAAAACGGGAGGAAAACAATATATTGTTGAGCCCGGTGTAAAACTGAAGATAGAAAAGCTACCCCAGGAAGAGGGGACTGTTACATTTGAAGAAGTGTTACTTGTATCGGATGACGCGTCTACCACGGTGGGAGAACCGACGGTGCCGGGAGCTGTGGTAACCGCAAAGATAATGGGATCCGGACGCAGTCGGAAGATAACGAATTTGCGCTTTCATTCAAAAACGCGTCATCGCCGAAAAAAAGGACATAGACAGTGTTATACCGAAGTGGAAATCACAAATATAGCATAG
- the dnaB gene encoding replicative DNA helicase, whose translation MAQQPIHENKVQPSPFNVRVPPQNTEAEMSVLGSLMLDKDAFNKIADILAPEHFYNDKHRIIFEAIMDLIEKREPIDILALSNRLREKKLLDIAGGVSYLTSLVNTVPTASNIVNYAEIVHRKYVLRSIIKTSGEISQLGYQESDEVELLLDEAEKKIFSISHGSLRQRFIPVAETTDGAWDRFEKMQSGGERLRGVSTGFNGIDNLLSGLQSSDLVILAARPSVGKTTFALDIARHAAIKSQIPVGIFSLEMSTEQVVDRLIASEAQVDSWRLRTGRIPHDSDDFFRIRDALDRLSKSPLYIDDEPSNTVLQMRAMARRLQAEHGLGLIIVDYLQLITWHKSSSDSLVREITEISRALKALARELSVPVLALSQLSRAVEQRHPAIPRLSDLRDSGSIEQDADVVMFLYREDRYKDDSDNKNIVEVQIAKHRNGPLGKVGLFFNQEKISFQDMEKGSTEQSYGVS comes from the coding sequence ATGGCTCAACAACCTATCCATGAAAATAAGGTTCAACCCTCTCCTTTTAATGTCCGAGTTCCTCCTCAAAACACTGAGGCCGAAATGTCGGTTTTAGGATCGTTAATGCTTGATAAAGATGCCTTCAATAAAATTGCTGATATTCTGGCACCCGAACATTTTTATAACGACAAGCACCGAATAATTTTTGAGGCAATAATGGATCTTATAGAAAAACGGGAACCAATCGACATACTTGCCCTGTCAAACCGCCTCCGTGAAAAAAAACTCCTCGATATTGCCGGTGGCGTGAGTTATCTGACATCTCTGGTAAATACAGTGCCTACTGCAAGCAATATAGTAAACTATGCCGAAATCGTACATAGAAAATATGTCCTCCGAAGCATCATAAAAACTTCCGGAGAAATAAGCCAATTAGGGTATCAAGAATCGGATGAAGTGGAGTTGCTTCTGGATGAAGCCGAAAAAAAGATATTCAGCATTTCCCACGGATCGCTTCGTCAGCGTTTTATTCCCGTTGCCGAAACCACCGACGGCGCATGGGATCGTTTTGAAAAAATGCAGTCCGGCGGTGAACGTCTCCGTGGCGTTTCCACCGGATTTAACGGCATAGATAATTTGCTTTCCGGCTTACAATCCTCCGATCTGGTTATCTTAGCCGCACGTCCTTCCGTCGGTAAAACTACATTTGCACTCGATATAGCGCGTCATGCGGCTATAAAATCGCAAATTCCCGTAGGGATTTTCAGCCTGGAAATGTCCACGGAACAGGTCGTGGATCGTCTTATTGCATCCGAGGCACAGGTAGATTCCTGGCGCCTTCGTACCGGACGTATTCCGCATGATTCCGATGATTTTTTCCGTATTCGCGACGCACTGGACCGTCTGTCAAAATCTCCGCTTTATATCGATGACGAGCCATCTAATACCGTCCTGCAAATGCGTGCCATGGCGCGTCGCCTGCAAGCAGAACATGGCCTCGGACTTATCATTGTAGATTATCTCCAGCTTATTACATGGCATAAAAGCTCATCTGACAGCTTGGTCCGAGAAATAACGGAAATATCCCGTGCATTAAAAGCACTTGCCCGTGAACTCTCCGTTCCCGTACTCGCCCTCTCCCAACTCTCCCGTGCGGTAGAACAGCGCCATCCCGCCATCCCACGACTATCCGACCTGCGTGATTCGGGCAGTATCGAGCAGGATGCTGATGTGGTGATGTTTCTCTACCGCGAGGACCGCTATAAAGACGACAGCGATAATAAAAATATTGTTGAGGTACAGATTGCCAAACATCGCAACGGACCACTTGGAAAGGTGGGTCTGTTCTTCAACCAGGAAAAGATCTCTTTCCAAGATATGGAAAAAGGTTCCACCGAACAATCGTATGGCGTATCCTAA
- a CDS encoding 50S ribosomal protein L27 yields the protein MAHTKSGGSTNNLRDSQPKYRGVKLSDGQEARPGSILYRQTGSRVLAGEGVKQGRDFTLFAIKKGIVKFTERRKMNFNGSVTKRKVISVV from the coding sequence ATGGCACATACAAAATCGGGTGGATCTACAAATAACCTCCGGGACTCACAGCCTAAATATCGCGGCGTAAAGCTTTCGGACGGACAAGAAGCGCGTCCGGGCAGTATTCTTTATCGCCAAACAGGATCACGTGTCCTCGCCGGGGAGGGTGTTAAGCAGGGGCGTGATTTTACCTTGTTTGCAATAAAAAAAGGTATTGTAAAATTTACAGAACGCCGTAAAATGAACTTTAATGGAAGTGTTACAAAACGCAAGGTCATTAGTGTTGTTTAG
- a CDS encoding cell division/cell wall cluster transcriptional repressor MraZ, with translation MFLGEYNHTIDAKKRLSVPAKFRRELGKKAVLTRGLDQSLFLYPMNTWEMISRKLNELPTGQASTRGFVRLMLAGAEEVTIDALGRILVPEHLKLYAGIQQSVVVTGVHSRLEIWDEEVWYAYKQKVEKDADALAEQLGEIGAF, from the coding sequence ATGTTCCTCGGAGAATATAATCATACGATTGATGCAAAAAAACGGCTTTCCGTTCCGGCAAAGTTTCGGCGGGAGTTGGGGAAAAAGGCGGTACTTACGCGAGGACTTGATCAATCATTATTTTTGTATCCAATGAATACCTGGGAGATGATATCTCGCAAATTAAATGAGTTACCCACCGGACAAGCGAGTACGCGCGGGTTTGTGCGCTTAATGCTTGCCGGCGCGGAGGAAGTGACTATTGATGCACTCGGGCGTATTCTGGTCCCGGAACATTTAAAGTTATATGCCGGCATACAGCAGTCAGTGGTTGTAACGGGCGTGCATTCACGGCTTGAAATATGGGATGAGGAAGTCTGGTATGCATACAAGCAGAAGGTGGAAAAAGATGCCGATGCGCTTGCGGAACAGTTGGGGGAGATCGGGGCATTCTAA
- a CDS encoding 6-O-methylguanine DNA methyltransferase: protein MKSFRERVLATVARIPKGTVMSYKEVAIVAGNPGAARAVGIIMKQNFNPDIPCHRVIRSDGTIGGYNRGAERKKELLKKEGAYEKHNLR, encoded by the coding sequence ATGAAATCATTTCGTGAACGTGTTCTTGCCACAGTTGCTCGAATACCCAAGGGTACTGTTATGTCGTATAAAGAGGTGGCTATAGTGGCCGGAAACCCCGGAGCCGCACGCGCCGTTGGCATAATCATGAAGCAAAATTTCAATCCGGATATTCCCTGTCACCGCGTTATTCGTTCTGATGGTACTATCGGAGGATATAATCGCGGTGCGGAACGGAAAAAAGAACTCTTAAAAAAGGAAGGTGCGTACGAAAAACATAATCTTCGGTAG
- a CDS encoding peptidase S41 — MSFHFVIMSRMELVRRMRILVMALVIIGAGFGFGVYVGVSQRPAIEKVTSVYNKETAKPPEVDFTAFWTAWNILEEKYVAGVEINREELLYGAISGMVKAVGDPYTVFLPPEEKEFFDSEISGKFEGIGAEIGIRKGILTVISPLAGSPAAAAGLLAGDRILQVDDVITSDLTLDEAVKLIRGEKGTMVALTVLRGNEDATRTVEITRDTIKISIIETEQHDGGVFVIRLHSFSENSPVEFRNALQKMAESGSNRLVLDLRNNPGGFLDAAVDIASWFLESGKIVAREQFGDNSEHAHRSRGYNALADIPVVVLVNQGSASASEILAGALRDQKNIMLVGETTFGKGSVQELVPVTKNSSLKVTIARWLTPNGTLLSGNGLSVDVEVKITADDIENIRDPQLDLALELVRGL; from the coding sequence ATGTCCTTTCATTTTGTCATAATGAGCCGTATGGAATTAGTGAGACGTATGCGTATATTGGTTATGGCGCTTGTTATTATAGGCGCCGGTTTTGGTTTTGGTGTATATGTTGGCGTTAGTCAGCGCCCGGCAATCGAGAAGGTGACAAGTGTATATAATAAGGAAACGGCAAAACCGCCGGAAGTTGATTTTACAGCCTTTTGGACAGCATGGAATATTTTGGAAGAAAAATATGTAGCGGGCGTTGAGATTAATCGGGAAGAGCTTTTGTACGGTGCTATTTCCGGCATGGTAAAGGCAGTAGGAGATCCATACACGGTATTTTTGCCACCCGAAGAGAAGGAATTTTTTGACTCGGAAATTTCCGGAAAGTTTGAAGGTATCGGTGCTGAAATAGGAATCCGTAAAGGCATCTTAACGGTCATTTCGCCTCTTGCGGGTTCTCCCGCCGCCGCCGCCGGCCTCCTTGCCGGAGATCGTATTTTGCAGGTGGATGATGTTATTACATCAGACCTTACGCTAGATGAAGCGGTTAAACTTATTCGCGGCGAGAAGGGGACGATGGTGGCGCTTACTGTTCTTAGGGGAAATGAGGATGCTACTCGCACAGTAGAAATTACACGGGATACCATAAAGATTTCCATTATTGAGACCGAACAGCACGATGGAGGTGTTTTTGTAATACGTCTGCATAGTTTTTCAGAGAATTCACCGGTAGAATTTCGTAATGCTCTCCAAAAAATGGCAGAGAGCGGGTCTAACCGGCTGGTTCTTGATTTAAGAAACAATCCGGGCGGATTTCTGGATGCCGCCGTTGATATTGCGAGTTGGTTTTTAGAATCGGGGAAAATAGTGGCACGTGAACAATTTGGGGACAATTCCGAGCACGCGCACAGAAGTCGGGGATATAATGCTCTTGCTGATATTCCGGTGGTTGTTTTGGTTAATCAGGGATCGGCATCCGCTTCTGAAATTTTAGCAGGCGCGCTTCGGGATCAGAAAAATATTATGTTGGTGGGAGAAACAACATTTGGTAAAGGATCTGTTCAGGAATTAGTTCCGGTTACGAAAAACTCTTCGTTGAAAGTAACAATAGCCCGATGGCTTACGCCAAATGGCACGCTCCTTTCGGGTAACGGTTTGAGTGTTGATGTGGAAGTTAAAATAACGGCAGATGATATTGAAAATATACGTGATCCGCAGTTAGACCTGGCTCTTGAATTGGTTCGGGGATTATAA
- a CDS encoding CTP synthase: MSGIGKGITTSSIAKILQARGYAVTALKIDPYINVDAGTMNPVEHGEVFVTKDGMECDQDIGNYERFLNQDLYGYNYMTTGAVYLSVITKERNLEFDGKCVEVVPHVPEEVIRRIEFAGHKTKADFVLIEIGGTVGEYQNLLFLEAGRMMRLKYPGDVLFVMVSYFPVPSMIGEMKTKPTQYAVRSLNTAGIQPDIIIARSSMPLDKPRKKKVSIFCNMQEQDIISAPDTSCIYEIPLTFEKDKLSDRLLKKFNIKKPRRAKNGMDEWKQALCVAQRVTRPIRIGIVGKYFGTGAFLLSDAYISVIEALKNAAWAEKRAPELVWLNAETYEEHPDALEELSQFDGIVIPGGFGARGVEGKVAVVEFCRKNNMPYLGLCYGLQMAVIEFARHVCRMADANTTEVDPETKYPVIDVMPEQEENIKEKNLGGSMRLGSYACKLKNGTRAADAYGHVRVNERHRHRYEVNDVYRERLERKGLVVSGINPERGLVEIIELPDHPFFVATQFHPELQSRFLDPHPLFLAFIRAAIKKSSA, translated from the coding sequence ATGTCCGGCATTGGCAAGGGTATTACAACTTCCTCCATTGCAAAGATTCTACAGGCACGTGGATACGCCGTAACGGCACTCAAAATAGATCCCTACATTAATGTCGATGCCGGCACTATGAACCCCGTTGAACATGGGGAGGTTTTTGTCACGAAAGATGGCATGGAATGTGATCAGGATATTGGCAACTATGAACGGTTTCTGAACCAGGATTTGTACGGATATAATTACATGACGACGGGGGCGGTGTATTTGTCGGTTATTACGAAGGAGCGCAATTTAGAATTTGACGGAAAATGCGTAGAGGTAGTACCTCATGTACCGGAAGAGGTAATACGTCGTATTGAATTCGCCGGACATAAAACAAAAGCCGATTTTGTTTTGATTGAAATTGGCGGCACGGTGGGGGAGTATCAAAACTTATTATTTCTTGAAGCGGGGCGTATGATGCGGCTTAAATATCCGGGAGATGTGCTTTTTGTGATGGTAAGTTATTTTCCCGTGCCAAGCATGATAGGTGAAATGAAGACAAAACCAACGCAGTATGCCGTGCGCTCTCTTAACACGGCAGGGATTCAGCCGGATATTATTATTGCCCGTTCCAGTATGCCGCTTGATAAGCCGCGTAAAAAGAAAGTATCCATTTTTTGTAATATGCAGGAACAGGATATTATTTCCGCACCTGACACTTCCTGTATTTACGAGATTCCGCTTACGTTTGAGAAAGACAAGCTAAGTGATCGCTTGCTGAAAAAATTTAATATCAAAAAACCGCGTCGGGCAAAAAATGGTATGGATGAGTGGAAGCAGGCTCTTTGCGTAGCCCAGCGTGTTACAAGACCGATACGTATCGGTATTGTGGGAAAGTATTTTGGAACGGGGGCTTTTCTTCTTTCGGATGCGTATATATCCGTTATTGAGGCCTTAAAGAACGCCGCATGGGCGGAAAAGCGTGCGCCGGAGCTTGTATGGCTTAATGCCGAAACATATGAGGAACATCCTGATGCACTCGAAGAGCTTTCACAGTTTGACGGTATTGTTATTCCGGGCGGATTTGGAGCACGCGGTGTGGAGGGAAAGGTTGCTGTGGTGGAATTTTGCCGTAAAAATAATATGCCGTATCTTGGGCTTTGTTATGGATTACAGATGGCGGTAATAGAATTTGCACGGCATGTGTGTCGTATGGCTGATGCAAATACAACGGAAGTCGATCCGGAAACGAAATATCCCGTTATCGATGTTATGCCGGAACAGGAGGAGAATATTAAGGAAAAAAATTTGGGCGGCTCTATGCGCCTTGGTTCCTATGCCTGTAAACTAAAAAACGGTACGCGTGCGGCAGACGCCTACGGACATGTGCGTGTAAATGAACGACATCGACATCGTTATGAGGTGAATGATGTATATCGGGAACGTTTGGAGCGAAAAGGTCTCGTTGTGTCGGGTATAAATCCGGAGCGTGGGCTTGTTGAAATCATCGAACTTCCCGATCATCCTTTTTTTGTGGCGACGCAATTTCATCCGGAACTGCAATCACGGTTTTTGGATCCGCATCCGTTGTTTCTTGCATTTATTCGTGCGGCTATCAAGAAAAGTTCCGCATAA
- a CDS encoding recombination protein RecR: MAYPKRLKYLIDHLRELPGIGPRQAVRLSYALAKKDASYLKRFAEDIRALSDDIIQCSLCFRMTERHTNTTRCDICLSESRNKNIILVVEKESDVEVFESSGTYTGLYHVTGGSISPLEKSPGEKLHLRELFERIKAFKDPSSVEVIVATSNTLPGNQTANYIERILDPLPAKLTRLGRGLSTGAEIEYADILTLDAALKNRT, encoded by the coding sequence ATGGCGTATCCTAAACGACTCAAATATCTTATAGACCATTTACGCGAGCTTCCCGGCATTGGACCGCGTCAGGCAGTCCGTCTTTCATACGCACTTGCCAAAAAGGACGCCTCATATCTGAAACGCTTTGCAGAAGACATACGCGCCCTTTCCGACGATATAATCCAGTGCTCGCTTTGTTTTCGTATGACCGAACGACATACCAATACTACCCGGTGCGATATTTGCCTGTCCGAAAGCAGAAATAAAAATATTATTCTTGTTGTTGAAAAAGAATCAGATGTTGAAGTATTCGAATCTTCCGGCACATATACCGGTCTCTATCATGTAACGGGAGGTTCTATTTCTCCTCTGGAAAAAAGTCCCGGCGAAAAACTCCATTTGCGCGAGCTTTTCGAACGCATTAAGGCGTTTAAGGACCCATCCTCCGTAGAAGTTATTGTGGCAACATCCAATACCCTCCCCGGCAATCAGACGGCAAATTACATAGAACGTATTTTGGATCCCCTTCCCGCCAAGCTCACCCGTCTCGGTCGCGGACTTTCTACAGGCGCTGAAATTGAATATGCAGATATACTGACCCTAGACGCCGCCCTCAAAAACAGAACATAG